CAGCGCCTCAAGTTTCCATATGTTCCCATTGGTCTTGACAATAAATGTTCTATGAAGAAGAATTTGACCATAATTGCCGGACCACGTGCTCCTTCATCCCCTTACTACGTCAGTGCCTAAATGATTAACACCACTGTAATACAGAGAACAATCTGTGTACGTTAACTAAGATTTCTCTTAAGTATTCAGGTCTTTTCACTTCTTTGTTAGTGACGCTCTCATTTCCCGTTTTCACCCTGTTTAGCTGGTCAGTTGAAAAGACACACGAGGATTTTCACGAAATGGATAAACCTGCAACTTGCTAAGGTGAGACCTACTAAGTTTAACGACCAGCAGGGGAATTATGGCTCGCGCGAAAACGAAAGTTCACAACCCCAACGTCCTTGAGAAATATATCACCTAACGCACTGCATCCCTTAAAAGAATTGTTACAATCACTGGGGTAAAGGGTACACCTTCTatctttaaaatttttagCCAGTATAAATCTCCATCGAATCATCTCAACACGTTGGATTTCTCATCTCAGACAGAAGCAAACGGTTTGTTGATGAATTCTTGTTTGAATGCAATAGGTGAGTCCTCCCACTGAAGTGACGGACTTTGTTGATGAATTAAGAGATGGTCTCGTGCTTATTTCGCTTATTGAAGTGCTTCTTGGAATTAGCGTTACCAGAGCTGAGCCTTCCAGCAAGCGGATCAACCAAATACGCAATTTGCAGGAGGTCATGCGCATTCTGGTGCAACACAATGTGAGAGTAGTAAGCTCCTTATCTAGATTTAAGTCTCAATTGTTAAGTTCATTTCCTTTCGTTTAACCTTTATAGTGCCCTTTTTTAACGTGGAGAAGGTAATCTTTTGTGCAATTCCCCACGAAGTATCTAAATCTCAGCGGCAGAATCGGTTCACCGAAAATTAAACCCGAATCGAATGATGGCTAGTTTGACCAAAGCTATGTTTTGACGCGGAATCTCCGAAAATGCTAGTTGCGGAaacagtaacaacaacaacaacaacaacaacaacaacaactttatttagcTAAATACAATAGTTAATGGATGGCTTGCCCCGCAAATAGCTAGAAAAAGCTAATCAAGGCGGGGCAAGTCTATTACAAGAACACACCTATAAAAGACAGTAAGGTTACACAAAAACACTAGTTTAACAAATTAACGATAGTGATTACAAAAGGATTGATTGTTGACAAATATGTAGTAACTAATAATTAAATAACTAAAGGCCAACAAGTTTACTCACAGTTGTATCATGATAACTGATTAGAACCataatttacatgaaaaattCGCTATTTACAACATCTGTAAGCTAAGGAAGGTAACGATACTGATTACAAAAGGTAACGATACTGATTACAAAGGTTaaaatatttagtttttgaaaACTTAAGGAAATTCGTCATGATATGAAATTTTGTGGTCGAATGTTAGACTCGTTTCTATCTGTCCCAACAGACGATTACCGTCATATTTGCTTGAGTCCTCGCTTTATAATTCTTCAACATTAAGTGTTCTGAGTTAATGGTTACAAAATAGTTGTTGGACTTTCTTTCACCAGATTAAAACAACAGGTGTAATCGCCAGCGAAATTACAGCAGGGGACGAAAGAGCTATTCTCAGTTTGGTATGGAACATTATCCAGCATTTTCAGGTATGATATTGaaccacaaaatatttttggccGGAGAATGTAGCAATGCTAGatatatctttttctttgccgCTTTACGCAGCGTTTGGGGTGATGGACGCTAATCGCTTCCCAATCGCTTGTTTTGATTCCTCCAGATAAACGAGGTTCTTAAACCGGACCACAGCGACCACGGTGTGGACCACAAGTTAATTGCTTGGTGCCAGGAGCGGATAAAGgggtattattattgtatcattttcaaacaaatcgATGGCAAAAATGCAGATTTCGTTCCTACTTCTCTCACAGGAACTCCAAGGAGATAATTATTTCGGACCTTACGAGTAACTGGACAGATGGCTTAGGATTCAATCTGATTCTATACTCATTCAAGTAAGTTGCAatgactgaaagaaaattcggcGATGGTCTACTTATAAACTATCTGTCGATCAGTTAAGACTCTAATTCGGCGGTTCTGTAAGGAATTACTGTTAGGAGGGTCCGGGAGCATGCTCGCCcggaaaaaaatttgtaaatataGGCCGGTTAGATGCcatttccagcattttgaGATCACTGCAGTCAACGGAAAATAGTGGAGTTTTTAACAGGCAGTGAAAGCTAAAGCCTATTCCTCCCCATCACATGATAATGATATTTGCTTGCATGGGAAATGAAGTGCAAGAATAAAAATGGCAATCATTGATGCCACCGCAGTCACCGTAGCCACAAAAATTGCAGCGGCACTTATAGTACCAATCCTGAGCATGCGTCTAGCACGCTCTTGCCCACGGATCCCGCTGTTGCCACTGTTTCTTGGACTAAGTTTTATACCTCTTTGCAGAACCTCTTTCTCCTTCAgcctttctctttcctttgCGCTGGTTTGTCTTCGGCGATGCGGAAATCTGACCCTCACTCATTGAATATTAACATAAATTACTGACTTTGCACATAAGAACGACGAAGAAATAAAGCGCCGTGCATGAACGAACGCAAACTTTGCACGAAGTCAAGGTAATCCAGTGCATTACCGCGCTCAAAATTACCGCAGGCTCATTAAGAAGAGACTATAGCGCAGAAATATAAGTTATTGACACTGAAGATTGGAAAAACTGTACAAggtacaaaaagaaaacattaatgATGTTGTTTAAAAGTTCACTTACTCCAAATGCTCTgactatgctagagtaaactttACTCTCCCTACAGAGTAATATATTAATACGGTGgagttaattttctttctgtttatCGGGATACTGAAGTATAGTTTACCTCACTAACTATAAGATATAGGAGCAAAAGTTACCCCAATATAGAATAAACAATACCGGAGCGAACTTTCCTCCAAAAATGAAGTTGTTttgtactttttctttttacttcttttttgGGGTTAAATCTACTCCTTGAAAATAGGAGTGCGTTCTTTCCCTTGAGAACCTTTCCAATTAATCACAAGGCTTCAAAATATTGTTGCTGTTTCTGtctttcttttagtttttcttttctttttcgtttgaatgttttggttgtttggatattccattttttttctctctttaaaTCTTAACTTAATCCGGTTTTATCTGTTCTGCAGTCCCTCTTTGGTTGACATCAAGGCGATCAGCTCAAGTGATGTAAATAGTCGCATTGCGCATGCTCTTAGCCTAGCTACCGAGAGATATGATGTGCCCTCGCTGTTTGAGCCTGAAGGTAGGACATTTATAAGTGTCTTAGGCCAGCCAAAAAAGACCCAGGCAACCACATGAGCCAATTATAAAGAAGAGAAAGCACACGCAACCGGTGCAAGCACTGCGCCGGAAAATCCAACCGACCCCAAATTTATTCACCCTCTTTCTGGTTGGGTAAAAATTGACCTCAGTATTTAGTTGTGGACTTTATCTATCTCCTGTTTTTTCAGCAAGAACTCAGTTATATCGCATAACTGGAATTACATACAATAGCATGCATAGTTAAAATTTGTGTTTTGATCACTGAAAAACACGAAAACTTTACATTTcgcatttaaatttttgcagGCTCAGCccttaaattttattttttttttttggtcaatcTCCCAGTGTTTCCCTCAATAACACTGCCTCTTCTTATTTCCGTTATCCAGATTTTAATTCCGTCGTACCAGATAAAAATATGATTACACTGTTTTTGTCGTATTTATACCGACCCTCCATCTCTGGCGAAAGAAATATGGCAAAAACTGAGATGGTCCACCCCATTCCAACACGGAAGGTAGGATGAGTTTCCATGGAAAACGCTTAATTTATCTTTTGTCgcatgacagaaaaaaagaataaaaggcAAGGATTCCTAACTTCACAGAGTCACCCTATACTAACAAGTAAAAGCTCATTTTCCGAGCAATTCCTTTTCCAGTGCCGTTCATTTTTCAGTCTGTAGGAATCGTCGTCTACTCTCTAGAAATTCACTGAACCCATGGCATCTTAAATCTAATTTCTGCAGGATTTCCGTTCGTTTTCCAGGTTGAATATGAATTCAAACCAATCGCCTCACATCAGCAAACCTCGCTTTCATTAAACGTCACCTCTGATTTCCAATCCATTACCACCAGCACTCACGAACACAAGACACAAAGTCATGAGGTATTCCATGCCGTGACATCTGTCAAAGACACGGGACAAGAAAAAGTTCTTTACATAGCCGAGTTTCCACAAAGTATTCAGATTCAAGAGGTAAAAGATATTTATTGGTCACGGCTTCTCTACCAACATGTCAGCATCTTATTTGGACCGCAAATAAAATGGGTCAACCGCAGCTGAAACGTTTGACTTGCATTTAAAGCAAtttttaggaaaaataaaacttagAATTGGATGAACGCAAAGGCTAATGGATATTTGCTAGTCTTTTTCTGTGATTCATGTTCTTAGTACGACCTTTCGTCGACGAAAGTTAACTTAAATTTTCACTTTGAGGCATAGACTAAGTGAAACCAAATGCATAAAGTCCCGGAAACACGGATTTCTTTCTCATTCACGAAAAAGCGCCATCAAACTGCTGCAATTTTGCATTACACATTTTTTTGTCCATTCATCGTACATAATGAAAATATGCTATTAAACGATGAGCCATTTTAACAGTTTAGTTCAAATCAAAATGCCACTagcccacccccccccccccccaatttTTTCCGCATAAATTAAACTTTCGCTACTAATCTGATTGCTACGGTGAAAAAGATTTTGGCCCTGGATGTGAGAAAGTTGCTTGACAAAATCGATCGATCcattcttttccttcttctcaCACACCCCAGGCGAGGATCGTTAAAAAAGGATATTCTGTGCAAAGCTATGCCATTCTCTGGATCACTTTCATTATTacatccaaaacaaaaaacaaacacgaatCGGGCATATTCTCTCTCAGTCGCGCGCTAATGAGACACTGAGACGACGTCACAAAGTAAACTAGACCCATTCTCCTGTATTGTCGTCCATAggccgaaaaagaaaaacgccCAACTTCCTTACTTTGAAATGGTACAACATCTAAGGAAAAATCCAGGGCCAAAAACGTTTTCGCCATAGTAATCAAGGCAGTAGCGAAAGTgtatttatgcaaaaaaatagtAGTCTTTCTTGCTATTTTCAGAGACGAGCTCTTGTAGCATCACCATTTCGAAAACCAACGCCCTACTCATCGAGGAGTTCAAGCCCATCTGATGTACATAGCCCGCCATCTAAAGAGCGTTCTGAAGATAAGGTATTCGAGAGAAAATTCAAGTGCTCCTTAAAAGCAAGACCCTATGATTTTGCTCGGCTTTGCCGGCTGCCTCTTGTCCAGCTGTTTTTCCGGTAAATATTTCTCACTGCGTTTCTCATAGATATCAATGCGTTTTCTATATTTAAGTATGATGGAGATGAACTCTTAAAGTTTACGCCGCCTCCTCTAACGTCAGAGACCACGAGGTATCAGTCCACCAGAAGCACTGTCAACAACAAGAGAGTTATAACGGACGAGGTCATGAGTGTTACTTACACGACGAAACAAAAGGTAGTACTTTATATTACTGGTCCAAATGTTTTTCGAGGTTTGACGATGTTGCATTAAAAACCCATGTGGTGGGGGCACAGTTTCCAAATAAAGAATCTATTGGCTCTATTCCTGTCGAGAAACAGCTAACATTTTGTCTTATGTCCAGCGTTGCACTACAAGTGCCACGAAGTTACGAACTGTGCAATAATCCGTACTCTCCACTAACCCTTACCAATCCTAACCGTTAACTTCACCTTGCAATGATAAAAACAGATAATAAAGGTCATTAACCccttcactgccaaggggttcccctttgacgagtaaaatcgtctggcgttagacagagtaaaatctataaagTGCCCTGTGGATACCTacggcagtgaaagggttaagagtCCATCGAGCCATGCCTCTCGAGGAGACATAAAATGCAACCCTAATCCATACCAAGGAAAGCAAAGTTACCAACGTCTGGTTTACGCTTTGACTTAACGGGACactaataatagtaattgtAATAGTGTCCTGCTAATCATCCTTACTTGCAGCCCCGAGGGCTGAATTGCGAAGAGCGCAGCTCAGACGAGATCGGCCGAATGCATATGAAAGGCGCCTCAAGCTGCCGCCAAACGGTCATGCATGTGATTCCGAAGCACAGCACCTGggccagatgtttttgactggGAGTCGATTTGTGGAGAGggaggaaaaccggagtacccggagaaaagtCCTCAAGTCAGGCTGAGTTTCACCCACTTACGATCGAATAGGTGGGAGGCGCAAATGTAGAACACAACGCCAACCTGACTTCGTGACGTGTATCAAATTGAGCTTGCATCTGATTACGTGCAGGACATAAGTGATTGAGAATCGTAACATGCCATCAAATGTTGAAACATTTATGGCATGAAATGATGGCATGAAAAGAGACCAAAGAACACAGTACAAAAACGAACTACCGCCTTTAGACTGAACCTCCTCTAAAAGAGAGCGAATAAAAATGACGCAGGGGTTGGGGGACTCCCATATAAGAAAGACGGGGTTTAAAACGCAGTTTTGTTACCTCTTAGGGTGTTAATCATCAAAAGGTCCACACGGGAGCTTTAGGGCGGTACCGAAAAATTATGACAGAAGACATgtgaaattaaataatttttaatttaactgGTAACTCTTAGGGccgaaaaaaaatatcattctACGCCCACAAGGCATgatcttttcaaaatttccgacgagcaccTCTGTCCTTTTTATATGAGACTCCCCGCCTCCCCCCGCCGGGCTGTGTCCCACTGAATTTGTAAAGCAAGACAATAGTTGCTATTTTGCACAGGataacttttctttctttcttaggTATTAGCATTTCCAACGGCAAAATATATAAATCAAAGCATGAAAGATGATGCTAACAGGGCCACGCCAAAAGAAGTAATTACatccgaaaagaaaacagaggaGCAAACTGGCGATAGAAAGCAAACGCATGTACGCGATTTTCAATTGAGTATTGTGAGCCTTCTGAATTAAAACGATAATTTAACCAATTATGGTAGACACTTtcaatcaaattaaacaattcaTGACCCAGAGCAAAGTTTATCATACGAAGGGAAAACGCTATGAGAGCGAGTTACAAATACTTTTGGTTCTTCCCTTCAATTGCTGAGCCCCGGTTTGTGTGGCCTCAATTTTTTACTAGTAAGGGATTTGatggtttgtttttcagatgAATAAAGAATTGAAGGGCAGCAAAGACATCGTCATTATATCAAATGAGAACAACGACGACGACAGTGCGGAAAAGAAGACAGAACTACTTGAAGAAGCATGGGTGCCTGAATCAGCCAATGAGGAGGATATCGCAAAGGATGAGGAGGATATTGGCTTGGCTCGAGATTctcattttacaataaatgGTTCTTGCTATCAAGGGTGAGTATTTTCTTTCGCACATTTGGCACGATAGTTATCACAAATTCTTTTTACATCAGGGAATTCCTCGTTCCTATCATCACTCTTACAgaccatgttggtgcacagaCGAGCACGACAACCATCACTTtacaaaaaaggcaaaaaagttgaacaatttgtttttttgttttgttttttttttacttcccGAAGATCTGGGACCACTTGTATGGATTACCTAAATCAGGAACTTGATGCAGTGGATCAGAGTCTACTAGAACTGGAGCAGATCCTGAAAGACTCAGATAAAGGCTGCATGGACTTGAACACAACCAAGAATGCAATGGACCTTTACAAAGTCAGTTCTCTTCCTCAACAACAGGTTTTCTTATGAGGCGGGGTGCTTTCGCGGTTGCAGTTAGAGAGCACAAACAATATTTCAACTCTGCttcatgaaataaaacaaaacttttgcaaaaaaaaagttttggtTATTGATCGTAGTGAGTATACAACATTAAAAACAACCATCGTTTGTCTCACAATGTTGTCACTTGATAGCGACGCTTGGTgggaaaattaagaaaaaaactttttctcaCTTAAAAAGTGTTGTTTTCAATTAGGAGACGCTGTTTCAGTTGGAGTCCATTGAACCTAAATTGTATGATGTCCTGGAAGAAGGAAAGGCCATGGTTACTGACCGACGGTTTGACAAGCTACAGGAAGATTACTTTAATGATAGAATGGACGCCACAGAGCATAAACTGAAATCACTGGaagaaaatatcaacatgGAACATGAAAGGTGCATGTAATTCAACACTTTGTTTTATACTTGTATGGGAAAGGAGTGTGTGAGGATTTCATTCATTTGGGATGCGTGCACAGGTGAGGTCAACTTCGTTCCCTGGGTCTTCCGTCTCTACACCTAAAAGCCGGGGAGCgcgatgaaagaccctgggaacgaggttgggttGAGATGCGGGGGGTGCGcatttcatttcatgtttcatACAGCATTTCTTCATAAATAGCGAATAATATCTGGGTCCGCAGagatatatagattattacatgttaagagcctgatatcgtttttattcacgagtttttagtaccatatcgcgaacgagcgagtcttcgagcgagtgagcggtatggtattaaaaacgagtgaataacaacgatatcaggctcttaacatctaataatttgtttattacatattacatgcttaacaaaaatcaagccaccaagttgaagtacaagaaagcgttgataaaactgcaaagcaattcttcccgcaaaagcaattcttcccgtcaaatttggcgccaggcgtcagctaaaatctaaaatataacgtgcaactcAATTGGTCCAAGCAAATTATtgcaatctatttgattggacagttcaaacccgtgaagtgatatgatatgatTTCACTCAGTGACACGGGTATcctttttattcacggctttatcacactgatatccacacataatatgtaataaatagaatttctcttcgagtggtcaactcgatatctcacgagtgaacGCAGCGAACTCACCAGGTATCGAGTTGAGATATCGTCTTCGCGTGTTCGAGTTcaacacgagaagagaaattccatatctccaagcaaccatgtattattgtttattacataagCACCTTCCCAACAAAATGAAGCCAGCCTATTTCACATTTCTAATAGAGAGCGTGGTGCCACTCATTCATGGCCCTAAATAAAGCGAGTGAAGCGTCAGCaactgattggctatctcaaacacacgtgaaaaattatctTAATTTTTCACGTATGGTGGTatggtttttctcagtggtggatatttcaataaagcactccagtttatgtACTAAATTCCATTAATTGCCGCCACAAGTTCTCTTTCACATTCTACTATCAAAATACTGTTCAAAATTGGTATCTTGAAAGTTGCAAAACTTATTTATATGCATTGTTTTTGATCTCTCGATATACGATTTAGAAGGATATATGTAATTAAAAGTTAAATTCTTTATAGTACAGTcaaaaaaattactcaattttgattggttgagagcAGTACAATTAATGCCCAATTGCACTCCGTAGGAGTACCTATgaagtttccatggaaacgatgtgtaagaaaaaaaatggccgacaGTCGCTTCGCAATTttaatggctttatttttaccaaataaaacacgaaatgaaatgaaaacacaaagaagacaggtgaaattattttcagtgtcacacaaaaccgaacttgccacaattcttgcgtgattttgatgactatgctatcatgtaaattgaaaattacatcattctcttacagttcgtaattttgttgaatgaactATAAATAAAAAGTCGGACGACCTTCTCGGACAATTCGTGAATAATAGGTACTCGTGATTTTGACAGTCCTCAAATTGCACTCGTCTaaaggctcgtgcaattttgagaactgtcaaaatcactcgtACCTATTAATCACGAATTGTACTCGAGGTAGTGCGAGTTCCTACACAAATTCTGTCGTGTTTTTATTAGGTTGCTTGATCTCTATATCATTTTACTCAAGCAACACTTGGAGCGCATGAATGATTGGCTGGTACGCGCCGAGACCCGGATGGCACTTGATGACGTGATAGAACCAACGCAAGAGGGTGTTGAGAAACAAGTCGCTGATCATGAGGTTTGTAATTGAATTACACAGAACTGGAAAATGTTCATATATTTTCATGTTTAAGAAAACTAAATTCTTCAAATAATGCACATAAAATGGTTCGGCACCTTGAAAAGTGGTTCATTTGCTTCCTTGTGAATCTCACTGAAGCACTATCCGATCCCTCTTACTCTCTCAACGACGAAAACGCCTtacttgagaaaaaaaatgcattctatgttgttttttaattttcctttacGAAATAATAAATGGTCGCAGTGACCAACCTTGCTTAGTGTTACTTGTCCAAACAGGTTTCTTCCACGCCCTGATTCTAGATATGCCCAAAAATGACGCACGCAATTTGATGCATGCGGATTTAAATAAGCTTCACAAattcacaaagtgtcccgtcGCCCACCTTCTCACCTCTCTAGTGAGTACTACTGCTGTCTAAAGGTGAAAGCGCCAGAGTGGATTCAAAGCTATATGACTAGGGCTTGTCAGATAAGTGGTGTAATATACCCTTATTTTGGCAATATAAAATTGACATCTTGTGACAACCTATCAAAATATCTTGCTTTCCCTGCTTAAAGTTGGAGCTATGCCATGGCTTGTGTTAACTAGGATCCTTTCATTAATACTTTTCAATAGGATTTTCAAGAGGAACTTTCAAATTACTCTATGGTGAACATGATTTTGGAAATGGATTTGGAAGATCCAGCGATCGATGAAACAATCAGAGATTGGGTAAAGGTAAGACACTCTTGTACTTAAACAAAAGACTGAAACTTTTACTCTGCATATTCCCATTCCTAACATCTGTAAATATTAAGCTCATCACATAtgacaggagcctatgagcaggagcatgcaactccactatatttctgtcacggcgttttcatagactgatttatttttagatcgaattcccctggagtaagactcccgtgggagtgcgatgaccaatcacaagaaattgacgtcactgcgtcactagagcggaactgccttcatttagaaaagaaaaggtatactaaaaatcgatcagtctgtaaaactgccgtgacataggcttagtatggggttgcatgctccaactgatcggctcctgATATGACGTATATCCCTTTTCCTTAATAGCTATTAAAGTTTCTTTTAGGCAGTGGGTTTAGTCAGTTCCCTGCAAAAGCATTGCCGGGCGACTTATTAAGTGAATCCATTTCGGATTGAAATAGGTGTTAAGCGAACGCTGGGCGGCAGTGTGGACCTGGGCTGAGGAACGGAAGAAGAAGCTGGCCAAGACCCACCTCCACTGGAATAAGTTTCgcgaagaagaaaaagatgtTTTATGGTGGCtaacagaaaaagaacaaactCTGGGAGCCGTTAGCGAGATAGACATCACGGACGATCAACAAGTTAAAACACGTCTAAATTTGAtgaaggtaaaaaaaattaatcggAAAATCAGGATTTTCGGTTGGGACACAGGTTCACCCTCTAGCATCGTTAAAGCTTGCACTGAATTAGCCAACACTGCGGTCCTTTTATGGTCGCTTACATGgtattcttattttttgtctgtgctttaagttatttttcaatcaattcTAACCAGACCCTTGAGAAGGAGATGAAATCTCAAGAAACAAAACTGGAATCACTGTACAACACAGGAGAGCAACTCATAAAAGATGCTAACTACTACAATTCCAATGCCAAAGGAATTAGAAATCAAATAGAAGACTTTGAGAAATGCTGGGCTGATATTTTTCGgtttgtgaaagaaagaacAGAAATGGTAAGTGTTGCTGCATTGTGTGCTTCAGTTAAGGAGTTTTGTAATTCGTGTTGTGGTGCAGAAGTACTGAAAAGAGGGAGCACAGTATTTCCCTTAGCAGGGTTCTTGAAAAATGGCACACAAGAGAGAggacacaaaacaacaacttgcCCCTCGGTTGCCGACCGGTTGCCAATCAAATGAGGTTTGCtgattcttcttcttctttttctccagCTAGAAGACGCTCATAGTTGGATGGGACAAATGGGAAACTTGATGAGAGAAGTGCGATCTTGGTTGGATGATACTGAGAAGGTTCTCCACCttttacaggaaaaaaaagatctATCTAATGAGAACAAAATCCATGAAACGATTGAGGTTGGTTTTTCCCAGTTTAGTGTGTTCTTCGCGAACATTGTTAAAATCCCTACCCGTTTTAGCCTGGATCCAAAATGTAGCCTCATCGTTATTTCTCTTTCCTCCAGGCTTGAAATGAAGACATTTAAACGATAATCGTATTTTATTAATGTTTAGTCGCTCTTTGAGATCGACGTCATGGAATTATTGGAAtaggaaacaaataaaaccttCTCAGGACAGACTTGAAATTGTTTAGATTCCGTTGGCTACATGCTGTAATAGTTATTGTGAGCAATGAAAAAACTCGGTTCCCAGACTGTTCAATGACTTCTGTAAGAGCCAGTAGAAAATGAGATTTTCGTTTCCTTCACCTCGATCCCAAGGTCGAAAGAGAAAACCCTGGGAAAGAGGTTGGAATCCTGCTCTCACCTTTTCACGTGTCGTT
This sequence is a window from Acropora palmata chromosome 6, jaAcrPala1.3, whole genome shotgun sequence. Protein-coding genes within it:
- the LOC141883234 gene encoding dystrophin-like isoform X2; this encodes MNTDYISVEAGQLKRHTRIFTKWINLQLAKVSPPTEVTDFVDELRDGLVLISLIEVLLGISVTRAEPSSKRINQIRNLQEVMRILVQHNIKTTGVIASEITAGDERAILSLVWNIIQHFQINEVLKPDHSDHGVDHKLIAWCQERIKGNSKEIIISDLTSNWTDGLGFNLILYSFNPSLVDIKAISSSDVNSRIAHALSLATERYDVPSLFEPEDFNSVVPDKNMITLFLSYLYRPSISGERNMAKTEMVHPIPTRKRRALVASPFRKPTPYSSRSSSPSDVHSPPSKERSEDKYDGDELLKFTPPPLTSETTRYQSTRSTVNNKRVITDEVMSVTYTTKQKVLAFPTAKYINQSMKDDANRATPKEVITSEKKTEEQTGDRKQTHMNKELKGSKDIVIISNENNDDDSAEKKTELLEEAWVPESANEEDIAKDEEDIGLARDSHFTINGSCYQGSGTTCMDYLNQELDAVDQSLLELEQILKDSDKGCMDLNTTKNAMDLYKETLFQLESIEPKLYDVLEEGKAMVTDRRFDKLQEDYFNDRMDATEHKLKSLEENINMEHERLLDLYIILLKQHLERMNDWLVRAETRMALDDVIEPTQEGVEKQVADHEDFQEELSNYSMVNMILEMDLEDPAIDETIRDWVKVLSERWAAVWTWAEERKKKLAKTHLHWNKFREEEKDVLWWLTEKEQTLGAVSEIDITDDQQVKTRLNLMKTLEKEMKSQETKLESLYNTGEQLIKDANYYNSNAKGIRNQIEDFEKCWADIFRFVKERTEMLEDAHSWMGQMGNLMREVRSWLDDTEKVLHLLQEKKDLSNENKIHETIESKCDERDQNQVKVNEIMKLEDALGYSIDDTSLYYMKRVTKPFHKRWNAISRTLNRCRDGDYPFIEHDGCFVL
- the LOC141883234 gene encoding uncharacterized protein LOC141883234 isoform X1, translating into MNTDYISVEAGQLKRHTRIFTKWINLQLAKVSPPTEVTDFVDELRDGLVLISLIEVLLGISVTRAEPSSKRINQIRNLQEVMRILVQHNIKTTGVIASEITAGDERAILSLVWNIIQHFQINEVLKPDHSDHGVDHKLIAWCQERIKGNSKEIIISDLTSNWTDGLGFNLILYSFNPSLVDIKAISSSDVNSRIAHALSLATERYDVPSLFEPEDFNSVVPDKNMITLFLSYLYRPSISGERNMAKTEMVHPIPTRKVEYEFKPIASHQQTSLSLNVTSDFQSITTSTHEHKTQSHEVFHAVTSVKDTGQEKVLYIAEFPQSIQIQERRALVASPFRKPTPYSSRSSSPSDVHSPPSKERSEDKYDGDELLKFTPPPLTSETTRYQSTRSTVNNKRVITDEVMSVTYTTKQKVLAFPTAKYINQSMKDDANRATPKEVITSEKKTEEQTGDRKQTHMNKELKGSKDIVIISNENNDDDSAEKKTELLEEAWVPESANEEDIAKDEEDIGLARDSHFTINGSCYQGSGTTCMDYLNQELDAVDQSLLELEQILKDSDKGCMDLNTTKNAMDLYKETLFQLESIEPKLYDVLEEGKAMVTDRRFDKLQEDYFNDRMDATEHKLKSLEENINMEHERLLDLYIILLKQHLERMNDWLVRAETRMALDDVIEPTQEGVEKQVADHEDFQEELSNYSMVNMILEMDLEDPAIDETIRDWVKVLSERWAAVWTWAEERKKKLAKTHLHWNKFREEEKDVLWWLTEKEQTLGAVSEIDITDDQQVKTRLNLMKTLEKEMKSQETKLESLYNTGEQLIKDANYYNSNAKGIRNQIEDFEKCWADIFRFVKERTEMLEDAHSWMGQMGNLMREVRSWLDDTEKVLHLLQEKKDLSNENKIHETIESKCDERDQNQVKVNEIMKLEDALGYSIDDTSLYYMKRVTKPFHKRWNAISRTLNRCRDGDYPFIEHDGCFVL